One genomic window of Opitutia bacterium includes the following:
- a CDS encoding HD domain-containing protein, whose product MQFIIEADKLKEVFRQTLCTQSRRAENSAEHSWHFALMVITLAEHSNHQPLDVLRVLKMTLIHDLVEIDAGDTYAYDTKNMADQHEREARAADRIFGLLPPDQAAEFRALWDEFEERATPEAKFAAACDRFHPMLLNCLTGGERWRHHGVTHDKVVARNQHTREGSTALWAYAQQMLDEAVANGSLAKTPTR is encoded by the coding sequence ATGCAGTTCATCATCGAAGCCGACAAGCTGAAGGAAGTTTTCCGCCAGACGCTGTGCACCCAAAGCCGGCGCGCCGAAAACAGCGCCGAACACTCGTGGCACTTCGCGCTCATGGTCATCACGCTGGCCGAGCATTCGAATCACCAGCCGCTCGACGTGCTGCGCGTGCTCAAGATGACGCTCATCCACGACCTCGTGGAAATCGACGCGGGCGACACCTACGCCTACGACACGAAGAACATGGCCGACCAGCACGAGCGCGAGGCGCGCGCCGCCGACCGCATCTTCGGCCTGCTGCCACCTGATCAAGCCGCCGAATTCCGCGCGCTGTGGGATGAGTTCGAGGAGCGCGCGACGCCCGAGGCGAAATTCGCCGCGGCTTGCGATCGTTTCCACCCGATGCTGCTCAACTGCCTCACCGGCGGCGAACGCTGGCGCCATCACGGTGTCACCCACGACAAGGTCGTCGCCCGCAACCAGCACACGCGCGAAGGCTCGACCGCCCTCTGGGCTTACGCGCAGCAGATGCTCGACGAGGCGGTCGCGAACGGATCCTTGGCGAAAACTCCGACCCGGTAA